The DNA window GCAAGGCATCGTGCAGCCAGTAACGGAGGCAGATAAGATTGCAGCGATTGTCAAAGCCGTTGTACGTGCAGCGGACGCCTGGGATTTGTCCAACGCTGAAGCAGCTGCGCTATTTGATGTCCCAAGCGCGACTTGGAGTCGAATGAAGTCCGGGGCCTACAAGGGGGTTCTTGATCAAGACAAAGTCACACGTGCGAGTCTGTTGATTGGACTCTTCAAAGGGCTGCGCCTCTTATTCAATGGTCCTTTGACTTACGGATGGCCAAAGACCGCAAACTTCGGTTCAGGGTTTAATGGGAAGAGCCCTGTCCAGGTTATGCGCGAAGGAGGCATTCCAGCGATGATGAAGGTTAGACAGCACATTGATGCACTTCGGGGTGGAGTGTGATCAGAATCGGAGATCTCAAGGAAGTAGAATTCACTGATCCGACAACAGTTCGCTTGATCTCAACAGCGTACATCGATGAGCCAGCAATGGCCCCATTGGTGGACGATGAGGACGACTTAGCGATTATAGAAGAGATTGAAGGGCTCACGTCTGCGCGTCGCGCTGTCACGCTTCCCATTCCAGGTGGGCTAGATCCTGCAGAACTTCTAACCGAGGCCGCTGGATACGGATGGACTTATGTGAATGCTGCCTTTTGCTATACGAAGGCCATCGGCAATCGGTTTAATGGACCGGAGCGTGGTGCGTGGTACGCTAGCCACGGAGAAAGTTCTGTCGATACTGCTCAGGCCGAAGTGGCTTGGCATCTGACACGAGAGCTGGAAGCGACGGGTGTATTTGAGAACATCACAGCATACCGCGAGCTACTTGCAGGGTTTACGACACGATTGCACGATCTCGATAGTAGGGTAGGGGACGGCGCTCTGGGTTCGGATCCGACAGAAGCTTACCCGATCGGTCAAACCCTTGCACGGGATGTGCTCGGGTCAGGAGGAAATGGATTGCTCTATCCCTCGATCCGACATGAAGGTGGGCAATGCATGGTCGCTCTTCGCCCGCACTTGGTCCAGAATGTCCGTCAGGGCAACACATGGACGTTCGAATGGGCTGGGGAGCTCAAACCGAAGATCACAAGAGCAAAGTAACATTGCGGCTCGTGCAGATTGGGCGGCTTCCGGTCATTCGCCGCACATGCGATATCAAGGTCTTGAAAATAAAAAAGCCGACATTCCGTGGTGCGCGTGCCGTAGCTAGAGTAGTCTTTGACAAGAAATTAGCACTCAAGTTCGAGAGTGCTAAAGGCGTGGAGTTTGTTCTGGTTTTGTGCTAGCCTCTTGTAGTGGGCGGGTGCTTTGATGCGAATCGCATGAGACGCTGCATCTTGATGAAAGCACAAAAGATGCCACCAAATAATGTGGCGCTGACCTGTTGCACAATATTGAGGCTGCCATCGAGAAGGACAACGAACATGGGCATCGGAGAAGATTTTGAGGAGCTGCTGGACAACCTTCAGGTGTTGAACAGTGAGACAATTAGCTTGAGGTACGGAGAGGTAACCTCGGCTCTCAACAAAGAGTTTCGCGACACCGATTCAAAGACCGCAAACAGCCTTCGAGTTGGATCAATCGGCCGGTTTACCGCGATCGACGGCGTGTCCGATCTCGACATGATATTCATTATGCCTTCATCCAGTTGGGATGACTACAAGGACGGCGGACAGTACAAGTTATTGAAAGCCGCGAAGGATGCTATCAGCGCCAGGTACCCTACGACAACGGTCAAGGTTGATCGTTTGGTGGTGAGGGTTCTCTACAAGGACTTTCACATCGAGGTCCAACCGGCCTTCGAGTTGACAGACGGCAGTTTCAAATACCCGGACACCGTCGGTGATGGCTCTTGGAAAATCACCAAGCCTCGCGAAGAGATTGAAGAGATGGCCGCGTCAAATAATCGAAAGAATAGAAACCTGCGGCGGCTCTGCAAGATGGCCAGGGCGTGGAAAAACAAGCACGGCGTGGCCATGGGCGGACTATTGATTGACACGCTGGCTTACAACTTTTTGGAGTCAACCGACGTCTACGATAAACGCAGTTATTACTACTACGACTATATGACCCGCGACTTCTTCGAATACTTGTCTGAAGAAGAGGATCACGAGTATTACTTGGCAGTTGGTAGTCGGCAGCATGTGAAGGTGAAGAAGAAGTTCCAGAGGAAAGCCAAGAAGGCATACGAGCTTTGCCAAGTTGCCATCGATGCGTCCGGGCAAAAAAATGAGCGCCAAAAGTGGCGCGATGTCTTTGGAAAAGTTTTTCCTGCACCTGCGAAGCTGGAGCAAAA is part of the Roseovarius sp. EL26 genome and encodes:
- a CDS encoding antitoxin Xre-like helix-turn-helix domain-containing protein is translated as MLKPIQYAPEQGIVQPVTEADKIAAIVKAVVRAADAWDLSNAEAAALFDVPSATWSRMKSGAYKGVLDQDKVTRASLLIGLFKGLRLLFNGPLTYGWPKTANFGSGFNGKSPVQVMREGGIPAMMKVRQHIDALRGGV
- a CDS encoding RES family NAD+ phosphorylase; protein product: MIRIGDLKEVEFTDPTTVRLISTAYIDEPAMAPLVDDEDDLAIIEEIEGLTSARRAVTLPIPGGLDPAELLTEAAGYGWTYVNAAFCYTKAIGNRFNGPERGAWYASHGESSVDTAQAEVAWHLTRELEATGVFENITAYRELLAGFTTRLHDLDSRVGDGALGSDPTEAYPIGQTLARDVLGSGGNGLLYPSIRHEGGQCMVALRPHLVQNVRQGNTWTFEWAGELKPKITRAK
- a CDS encoding nucleotidyltransferase produces the protein MGIGEDFEELLDNLQVLNSETISLRYGEVTSALNKEFRDTDSKTANSLRVGSIGRFTAIDGVSDLDMIFIMPSSSWDDYKDGGQYKLLKAAKDAISARYPTTTVKVDRLVVRVLYKDFHIEVQPAFELTDGSFKYPDTVGDGSWKITKPREEIEEMAASNNRKNRNLRRLCKMARAWKNKHGVAMGGLLIDTLAYNFLESTDVYDKRSYYYYDYMTRDFFEYLSEEEDHEYYLAVGSRQHVKVKKKFQRKAKKAYELCQVAIDASGQKNERQKWRDVFGKVFPAPAKLEQNAHAHVFRNTEEFVEDRFRVDIRFDMSVDCRLSSIAEGLPTVHVDRDDFSAHPIVAQQRPAFRRRYPKPSARL